One part of the Zymomonas mobilis subsp. pomaceae ATCC 29192 genome encodes these proteins:
- a CDS encoding helix-turn-helix domain-containing protein, giving the protein MKGNKEDQPTTSTDNRSEMSEKVGEILQRTRIAQKLTLDEVSRQTRIPVRHLEAIEEGSSKGLPATTYSAGFVKTYANLLGLDGVALAARFRQTMGEATKQQPIIEPYAPTDPARVPPWRLIVPCVIAGVIIIGGGILWNNHHSTPSVPYAQNLSTVTDSSNVNDNSNINAETENSAIAAVENQAIYSPSMTNTFLANATDATIENTPKAAVNLVALKPVWLRVYDGKSGPVLFEKTLNTGDHFEIPATAKDPLLRTNHPEALTVMVATRNLPPSILPSKKVKDFSLKPDSLLTAAPISPSSQAGSSN; this is encoded by the coding sequence ATGAAGGGCAATAAAGAGGACCAACCGACAACCTCAACGGATAACCGTTCGGAAATGTCTGAAAAAGTAGGTGAAATTTTACAGCGCACCCGTATCGCTCAAAAGCTGACGCTGGATGAAGTTTCTCGCCAGACCCGTATTCCTGTTCGTCATTTAGAAGCTATTGAAGAAGGGTCTAGTAAGGGGTTACCCGCTACGACCTATAGTGCGGGTTTTGTCAAAACTTATGCCAATCTCTTGGGATTAGACGGAGTGGCATTAGCGGCTCGTTTCCGTCAGACTATGGGCGAAGCTACAAAACAACAGCCCATTATTGAACCCTATGCCCCGACTGATCCGGCCCGCGTGCCGCCTTGGCGGTTAATCGTGCCTTGTGTCATTGCAGGCGTAATTATAATCGGTGGCGGTATTTTGTGGAATAATCATCACTCTACGCCGTCGGTACCTTATGCGCAAAATTTGTCTACTGTAACTGACAGTAGTAATGTCAATGACAATAGTAATATCAATGCCGAGACGGAAAACTCGGCTATTGCGGCAGTCGAGAATCAGGCGATTTATTCGCCATCAATGACAAATACATTTTTAGCTAATGCTACAGATGCGACGATCGAAAATACCCCCAAAGCTGCCGTAAATTTAGTCGCTTTAAAACCGGTATGGTTACGCGTTTATGATGGAAAATCTGGCCCAGTTTTATTTGAAAAGACCTTAAACACGGGTGATCATTTCGAAATTCCTGCCACCGCAAAAGATCCTCTATTAAGAACCAATCACCCAGAAGCCCTTACCGTCATGGTGGCGACAAGAAATTTACCCCCTTCTATTTTACCCTCCAAAAAGGTCAAAGATTTCAGTCTAAAGCCAGATAGCCTTTTAACGGCGGCACCTATTAGCCCATCCAGTCAAGCAGGAAGTAGCAATTAG
- the ubiG gene encoding bifunctional 2-polyprenyl-6-hydroxyphenol methylase/3-demethylubiquinol 3-O-methyltransferase UbiG gives MKASAASDSLSSVGQLTDKKNEEGMSTIDRHQAEHFGKMAEEWWNPFGSSAMLHRMNPARLSYIRSAVDRHFSRVIDNIKPLSGKKALDIGCGAGLLAEPLTRLGADVTGMDAAAENIAVAKQHADQQNLKINYLTGGMESLGRERFDLITAMEVLEHVADPQEFINEIADKLKEDGLLILSTPNRTLLSRLMIIDIGETLGGIPTGTHDWNRFLKPEETQHFMENAGLRITHIMGLIWSPIRGFILTENKAVDYLLTAQKNNAKL, from the coding sequence ATGAAAGCAAGCGCTGCGTCAGATTCATTATCATCAGTTGGTCAACTAACCGATAAAAAAAATGAAGAAGGCATGTCCACTATTGATCGTCATCAAGCGGAACATTTTGGCAAAATGGCGGAGGAATGGTGGAATCCTTTTGGCAGTTCAGCCATGCTGCATAGAATGAATCCGGCTAGACTTTCTTATATAAGAAGCGCTGTTGACCGGCATTTTTCAAGGGTAATAGACAATATTAAGCCTTTATCAGGGAAAAAAGCGCTCGATATTGGCTGTGGGGCGGGATTGTTAGCTGAACCTTTGACACGATTAGGGGCTGATGTGACAGGAATGGACGCGGCAGCTGAAAATATTGCGGTCGCAAAGCAACATGCAGATCAACAGAATTTAAAAATAAATTACCTTACAGGAGGGATGGAATCACTCGGCAGAGAACGATTCGATCTTATTACAGCGATGGAAGTGTTGGAACATGTCGCAGACCCTCAAGAATTTATCAATGAGATAGCCGATAAATTAAAAGAAGATGGCTTGCTGATCCTATCTACGCCTAACCGCACTTTACTATCCCGTTTGATGATTATTGATATTGGGGAAACTTTGGGCGGTATTCCTACAGGTACCCACGACTGGAATCGTTTTTTAAAACCGGAAGAGACCCAACATTTTATGGAAAATGCAGGCCTTAGGATCACCCATATTATGGGTTTGATATGGTCGCCCATACGGGGCTTTATCTTAACGGAAAATAAAGCTGTCGATTATTTGTTAACAGCACAAAAAAATAACGCAAAACTATAA
- a CDS encoding aspartate kinase, producing the protein MARIVMKFGGTSVAGLERIRNVARRVQKEVEAGNEVAVVVSAMSGETDRLVGFCREAAPLYDPAEYDAVVSSGEQVTSGLLAIVLKSMGLKARSWFGWQIPIHTTDAYANSRIESIDTERLTKAMSSGEVAVVAGFQGVSDEGRVTTLGRGGSDTSAVALAAALEADRCDIYTDVDGVYTTDPRIVSRARRLDRVTYEEMLELASVGAKVLQTRSVGLAMKARTRLRVLSSFGDPDLPPDGGTLIVSEDEIRESDMERQIITGIAYDKSEAKVTLMGVPDKPGAVAQIFSLLATAHIHVDMIVQNVTYDSHTTDVTFTVPKAQLSHVLDILEKAKSEIGFDRVMKNDNVCKVSIVGVGMRSHPGVAATMFNSLADRGINILAITTSEIKVSVLIDDAYTELAVRVLHTAYGLDADMRPVNEEAVA; encoded by the coding sequence ATGGCCCGTATCGTGATGAAGTTTGGTGGCACGTCGGTTGCAGGATTGGAAAGAATCCGCAATGTGGCCCGTCGTGTCCAAAAAGAGGTGGAGGCCGGCAACGAAGTTGCTGTCGTTGTTTCCGCAATGTCCGGAGAAACAGACCGTCTGGTTGGTTTCTGTCGTGAAGCGGCTCCCCTTTATGATCCCGCAGAATATGATGCGGTAGTTTCCTCTGGTGAACAAGTAACCAGTGGTCTTTTAGCTATTGTGCTAAAATCGATGGGATTAAAAGCCCGTAGCTGGTTTGGTTGGCAAATTCCGATCCACACAACCGATGCTTATGCGAATAGCCGCATTGAATCGATTGATACTGAACGCTTGACCAAGGCGATGAGTTCCGGAGAAGTGGCTGTTGTAGCTGGTTTTCAGGGTGTCAGTGATGAAGGTCGGGTAACAACCCTCGGCCGTGGCGGTTCCGATACCTCGGCGGTTGCCTTGGCGGCGGCTTTGGAAGCTGACCGTTGCGACATTTATACAGATGTCGATGGGGTTTATACCACAGATCCTCGCATTGTCTCTCGTGCCCGTCGCTTAGATCGGGTCACCTATGAGGAAATGTTGGAATTGGCTAGTGTTGGTGCCAAAGTCCTTCAGACGCGGTCTGTCGGTCTTGCGATGAAAGCACGAACCCGTCTTCGGGTGCTTTCATCCTTTGGAGATCCCGATTTACCACCAGACGGTGGAACCTTGATTGTTTCGGAAGACGAAATCAGAGAAAGCGATATGGAACGTCAGATCATTACCGGCATTGCTTATGATAAATCTGAAGCGAAAGTAACCTTAATGGGGGTACCGGATAAGCCCGGCGCCGTTGCTCAGATTTTTTCTCTATTAGCTACCGCCCATATCCATGTTGATATGATTGTGCAGAATGTTACCTATGATTCGCACACAACCGATGTCACTTTCACTGTGCCTAAAGCGCAGCTTTCTCATGTTCTTGATATTTTAGAGAAGGCAAAGTCCGAAATCGGTTTCGATCGCGTCATGAAAAATGACAATGTCTGTAAAGTCAGCATTGTCGGTGTGGGTATGCGCAGTCACCCGGGTGTTGCGGCGACCATGTTTAATTCTTTGGCCGATCGTGGCATAAACATTTTAGCAATCACGACTTCTGAAATTAAGGTTAGCGTTTTAATTGACGATGCCTACACTGAATTAGCCGTGCGGGTTTTACACACCGCTTATGGTTTGGATGCGGATATGCGTCCTGTCAATGAAGAGGCCGTTGCATGA
- a CDS encoding NAD(P)H-dependent flavin oxidoreductase, with product MTRGADFLNCRYAIMGGAMSWVSERHLVSALSNAGGFGVLACGAMPPALLDEEITATKQLTDQSFGINLITMHPQLDQLIDVCLNQHVSHVVLAGGLPTTAAIEKLKKGGIKVICFAPALVLGRKLLRAGVDALVIEGMEAGGHIGPVTTTVLAQEILPTLSKKIPVFVAGGIGRGESIAAFLEMGAAGVQLGTRFVCATESIAHPRFKQAFIRASARDAITSVQIDSRLPVIPVRALKNATTENFIAKQREVAKALDDGELALPEAQLMIEHYWAGSLRRAVIEGDIENGSVMAGQSVGMVKQEEPASDIINHLVDEAALALAARALAC from the coding sequence ATGACGAGGGGCGCAGATTTTTTAAATTGTCGCTATGCTATTATGGGCGGCGCGATGAGTTGGGTCAGCGAACGTCATCTTGTATCTGCTTTATCGAATGCGGGTGGGTTCGGGGTTCTTGCTTGCGGGGCTATGCCACCTGCTCTTTTAGATGAAGAAATTACCGCTACAAAACAGCTAACAGATCAATCTTTTGGCATCAATTTAATTACCATGCATCCGCAATTGGATCAACTGATTGATGTCTGCCTTAACCAGCATGTAAGCCATGTGGTTTTGGCAGGGGGATTGCCGACGACCGCCGCCATTGAAAAGCTGAAAAAGGGGGGCATAAAAGTTATTTGTTTTGCCCCTGCGCTTGTTCTTGGGCGTAAACTTCTAAGAGCGGGTGTTGATGCCTTAGTTATTGAAGGTATGGAAGCCGGTGGTCATATCGGGCCCGTCACTACGACGGTACTAGCACAGGAAATCTTGCCGACATTGTCCAAAAAGATTCCGGTTTTTGTCGCAGGCGGTATTGGCCGTGGTGAATCTATCGCGGCTTTTCTGGAAATGGGGGCTGCGGGCGTCCAGCTGGGAACCCGTTTTGTCTGTGCAACAGAATCTATTGCTCATCCACGCTTTAAACAAGCTTTTATTCGAGCATCAGCGCGTGATGCAATTACTTCGGTACAGATAGATTCGCGTTTACCTGTCATACCTGTCCGAGCTTTAAAAAATGCTACAACAGAAAATTTTATTGCTAAACAGCGTGAAGTAGCCAAAGCTTTGGATGATGGTGAATTAGCTTTGCCCGAAGCTCAGCTTATGATTGAGCATTATTGGGCAGGATCGTTACGACGCGCTGTCATTGAGGGTGATATTGAAAATGGGTCTGTCATGGCTGGACAATCGGTTGGCATGGTAAAGCAAGAAGAACCCGCAAGTGATATTATAAATCATTTGGTGGATGAAGCGGCTTTAGCACTCGCAGCCCGTGCTTTGGCTTGCTAA
- a CDS encoding peroxiredoxin, whose product MALSKKFILKSKIIAALLTLGLANIALRPSSAKATLSSGFHAPPFKVSGITMGQPFHFDLDQMLKNGPVVLYFSSESPDFACSREAEPLIKSASELRLYGAFLIAFSVIKNSMPFTTGCRSRLPVAIADTSVTRLYALNNPLSPQNNTTYVIAPDRRILLTYVSSDTDSHMIKALEVIKNWQKNQKIKR is encoded by the coding sequence ATGGCTCTTTCAAAAAAATTCATTCTGAAATCTAAAATTATTGCCGCATTATTAACCTTGGGGTTAGCAAACATAGCCTTACGGCCGTCTTCTGCCAAAGCCACTTTATCGAGCGGTTTTCATGCCCCTCCCTTTAAAGTATCAGGCATAACGATGGGTCAGCCTTTTCATTTCGACCTTGATCAGATGCTTAAAAATGGCCCTGTTGTGCTTTATTTTTCATCTGAATCCCCTGATTTCGCCTGTAGTAGGGAAGCAGAACCCCTCATAAAATCAGCCTCTGAACTACGGCTCTATGGAGCTTTTCTAATCGCTTTTTCTGTCATAAAAAATTCGATGCCCTTTACGACCGGATGTCGATCCCGTTTACCCGTGGCTATTGCTGATACTAGCGTAACGCGCCTTTATGCTCTTAATAACCCGTTATCACCTCAGAATAATACGACCTATGTCATTGCACCCGATCGCCGCATATTATTGACTTATGTTTCTTCAGATACCGACAGTCACATGATAAAAGCGCTGGAAGTCATTAAAAATTGGCAAAAAAACCAGAAAATCAAGCGGTAA